Sequence from the Camelus dromedarius isolate mCamDro1 chromosome 12, mCamDro1.pat, whole genome shotgun sequence genome:
GTTCAAACCACTGCTTAAGATGCCAGTTATCAACTGGGTGGATTTTATGTTTATACATTTGTTCACATTCTTTGTCCCAGCCTAAAACTCAGTTACAATTTCATTGACTAAATGGGGTCTGGCACAAATCAAAGTTAGAAATCTGTGTTTAATTCCATCCCATGAacacagtttgtttgtttgtttgtttttaatgataagTAGCCACTGCTTTTACCTACCCTGACTTTGAGTAATTAGCCTCCTTTCTGTTTTAGGATGGTGGTCTATCACAGTATTTTTATAGAACACTTCAGATATTCTcccttttctgagaaaaaaaaatagcagctaGTGTTCCCCATAAATCCTATCACCTGTACTTcctagacttttgaggaatcttcaaaGATGCCCCACATGATAGTGAAACAAAGGAAACTGTTCTAATTTGTAGAGTGTAAATTTATGGTCTACCCTCCATCCCATAGAAAAGACTAAGAGTTTGAAGGAAAGGAGGCTGCTGCCATGTGCCAAGAGCCTCATCCTCacttcacttgtttttttttttttttaactttttttattgatttataatcattttacaatgttatgtcaaattccagtgtagagcacaatatacatgaacatgtatatattcattgtcacatttttttctctgtgagctaccataagatcttgtgtatatttccctgtgctatacagtataatcttgttcttTATCCTTACCCTTTGCAGCTGATAGTCTCCccatttttcataagaaaaagactgagacttCAATAGGTTAGGCAATTACCCACACACAGGGTTAGATGGTCTGGCATGGGAAACCTGGTTTTGCACTCTGTTGGATGGCAAAGCTGGTGCCCTAAGCTGCCTCTGTGATTCTTCTGCCTCCTGTCCTTGCCCTTTCCTATCTTATCCTGTAGATTCACAGAACCTTTACATTTGATCCCCGAGGAAGTAACTTCACACGTGTCATCATTTATTGTCACATTCAAGTACTCAAGTCACAGAATTGCTGAAGTCAGAGTTAATATAAAAGAACATTTGTGAACCATTTTAAAGTTCacagaactttttcttttaacaccCACTCAATGCCTGACCCAGAAGTAAGCAAACTCGTAAAAAATCTAAAATTGTGTGTTGGAACCTGAATTATGAACCCATGAGGTTCTATAGGGGCCTTCCTTATACTACTTTGCTGTGGAAATGTAACTGCTGTTTATATTTTAGACacaaataatttgaaatgtgCCTGAATTTGAGACAATTGAGAGGAATTCAGTGACCACTTGCCCAGCTACTCTGGTATAGACTAGAGATATCCAAGAAGGCTTTGTAGAGGATAGATGGTTTGGAATGTGCCTTGAAGGGTGAGGGAAATTTGCCTGGGTGAAAACTAAGAAGGTGGTGAGCCCTCTCAGCAGAAACATGGCTGTGTGAAGACAGTCACCATGTCACCATCACATGAGTGTAGGGAGTCTACACTCCCTACTGAGCTGACCCTGCTGAGAATCAGTGGGGAAAATGAGTGCAAGCCCGAGACAGGGCAAGACCCAAATTAGATCCTGTGCTCTCAGGTTCTGAACCCTGAGGAGATGAAGCAATAGGAGCCATTGCTAGATTCTTAGAGGGCCTGAAGGGCAGAAGAGCAAGAAGTGGACGGGGCTTTTTTAACAAGTACTGGCCAGTGCTTTAGTGTACTGTCTCTTTAAAGAATAGGAACCAGGAAGGATGTGATCAGTAAGAAGGGTCCTGTTACCTGTTTTCTATCGGTCCATTTCGTGTTTAAATTGCTATCATCAGATAATAGGAAAATGTCTAGTGAGATTTGCTCATAAGTAAAAGACAAGGTGCATTTTTTTATCTCAAATTACAGATAATGCCCAGATTCTCAGAAAGCTGAACAGAGTCTGTCCTTAGAGTAACTATTTCTTAAGGAATATTAGCTATTCATCTTTCTACCCATTAGATCTGGGCCAccttaaataagaattttttctttgaaaaattaggTCCTATGCCAAATACCTCTTGAAAAAGTCAGAGTCAATAATCTGATTGAACCATTGCTAAACCATTAAAGACAAGGGAATTGTGTACCTCACTAATACTTTCCTTAGTAAATTGTCCCCTTATGTTTTTTATTGGGTTTTGGTAATCTTAAGATTTTTAAGCTTTTGGCTATTTCTCAAAAAAGaatgtacatatacacaaaagGGAGAAAATTAGAGTTACATCCAAGGTATATTAATATAACacacattttaatgaaattatcATACTTTAATCTGCCTTCTGCCATCCCCTCTTCACTTACTGTAATatgatgtaaacattttaaatgtttaaatgttagGTAAGTACATATAGCTCTAAATGTAATAAACATAATGTAATTCATTAAATGGAGCTACCAGAATTTAAACAATGCTGTATTTTTTAACACATTGCAATTCTTGATTTTATAATGAGACGTTGGAAGCAAACAGCTAATAATGTTGTTGGCTGATGTTACTCTTCATACAGTGATAAGAGGCATATGCAGAAGCATGCTTGCGTGGACTTACACTTAATCATTGCATGTAATCATTGCACACAGAACTCTGAGAAGCATTTCctaaaggaaagggaaaacacaaaagTTATTGGATCAAAGGGGATGAACAATTTGGGGACTTGTACACTGGAACAGGGCAATTTAGCAGTGAATTCATGAGCAGGCTTGTTTCTGCATTTACCAGTGGGTGTTTCATGCACAGTctcttttatcaaatatgtaatATGTCCATTTTCAAGTAGGCATTCAGAATTCTTTATTATAGGTTCCACCGCTTACCTAGGATGGAAATAAGGATCCAGCAGCCCAGTTTCCAGAGGCAATGTCTATCATAGGAGTAAAAATCTAAGACTAAGAGCTGTCTCCTAGATTCTCTACACCATCGAACATGTTCATGTCTAATAATGCCTGCTCGGTGCCtacttctttctggcttactggcATCCCAGGGCTAGAGTCCCTGCACCTCTGGCTGTCCATCCCCTTCAGCTCTCTGTACCTGGTGGCTGTGGTGGGAAATGTGACCATCCTGGCATCAGTAAAGTTGGAATGCAGCCTGCACCAGCCGATGTACTTCTTCCTGTGCATGTTGGCTGTCATTGACTTGGTCCTATCAACCTCTACTATGCCCAAAATGCTAGCCATCTTCTGGCTCGGTGCCCTCAACATTGACCTGGACGCTTGCTTGGCCCAGATGTTCTTTATCCACTGCTTTGCTACCGTAGAGTCAGGTATCTTCCTTGCCATGGCTTTTGATCACTACGTGGCCATCTGTGACCCACTACACCACACCTCGGTGCTCACCCATGCAATGGTGGGACGTCTGGGCCTGGCCGCCCTCCTCCGTGGAGTACTCTACATTGGACCTCTGCCCCTGATGATTCACCTGAGGCTTCCCCTTTACCGGACCCAAATCACTGCCCACTCCTGCTGTGAGCACATGGCCCTGGTCACCTTGGCACGCAGTGACACAACAGTTAACAACTTATATGGAATGGGAATCGGCTTTCTGGTCCTGATCCTGGATTCACTAGCCATTACTGCCTCCTATGTGATGATTTTTAGGGCTGTAATGGGGTTGGCCACCCCTGAGGCGAGGCTTAAAACCCTGGGGACATGCAGCTCTCATATTTGTGCTATCCTTGTCTTCTACATCCCCATTGCTGTTTCGTCTCTCACTCACCGATTTGGCCATCGTGTGCCTCCCCATATCCATATCCTTTTGCCAACTTTTACCTCCTCTTCCCACCTATCCTCAACCCAGTTGTCTATGCTGTCTGCACCAAACAAATTTGAGAGAGACTTCTCCACGTTCTTAAGGCAAGGGCTCAATCCAAGTGACAGTTCTGTACCTGTAGGGCATACAGAATACTTAGTGATGGTAGGAAAAAGCTCTGACCAGGGAATCCAGTGAAATAAGACCCATGCCACCAGGTCCTACCTGAGTTGTGGAGATGAGGGGCTAGTATGTATTCTGTTTGACCATGGATTTCCTCAAAGTAGAAAGGGGAATATTGGAAATACTTGAAAGGAAAAATCAGGCATGagtttttatataatattttcctatttcactTCACAAAATTAAGCACAATAGACACAAGTATGCAGACCACAGAAGTAGGCTCATTtatccttttgaatttttttggtaAAGGATTTCTGGTCTCTTTGAGGAAAGCTTTCCACAATTTCTAGAAAGTAAAATTATACTTGAACACTGTGAAGACAGTTTACAACTTCTTTTACTAAAGGTCTGGAAAACAACTGTGTTGGCAGCTTTTCCAATCTTCTTTACTTGCCCCAGAAAAGGTCTTTTGCTAAGGATGGAGGCAGTATAAATGTTGCCCAAACAATGCCTCTACATGACTCCTTACCTGACCCAGACATCCCTTTTAGCTAGGACAGCCGCAGCCCATTGAGTCCTTGGGAATGACCAAATGACAGACTTAGAATACCAATAAACAAAGCAAGGAAGGCAAGCTTCAGTCTACGTTTCAGCAAACATATTGGAAGTAACCAAAGTTACTTGAATATCATTGCACGTGGTGTTTCGACTGGAATACTTCTGCACCACAGTTGTGCTTGTTACTTCCCTCCACTGTATTTTTCTCagatgttttcatcttttcttattgtaattttcatagataaatgtacattttaaaaatctccaatATTGTGATTTTCACCTCTGAAGGTTTGATTTGGTTATCTTCCGATGCTTCTGTCTAACATACTCCGTCCTTCCTCTAGCCACTTGAATGTACAGAATATATTTATAGCTGTTTAATATCTTCACATGCAGATTTTATCATATGTACCTATCAATTTGTTTTGATtgattttattatgtatattttcctgtTAATTTTGACTGACTGCCAGATTGCTGAGTTTTATTTTTGACTACTGGATACttctgtattatatatattcttgagctttgttctggtaCATGGTTAAGTTGTTAAACAGTTTGATCCTTTcagattttgcttttaaattttgttagtcaGAACTAGAGAAGCTTTTAGTTTAGGCTTAATTTGTTACCACTActaagtaaaaacattttttttttaatctatctgaTAGACTCTAAGCCATGAGGCTTTCCACTCTGGCTTGTGGGAACAGAAACTTTATTCTTAACCTTGTATGAGTACTAGAGATTGTTTCCTCTAATCTTAAGTGGTCTTTCCTTAGTTTCAGATGATTTCCTCCCACGTAAGCACTGAACAGCACTCAGATAAAGACTGAAGAGCTCCAATGCGTTCGCTGTGTCTTCAGCTGTCTCTTCTCTGGTCCTCTTCCCTATGAACCCTAGTTCCCTTGGATGTTTATGTTTGATATATTTTGGCGGTATCACCTGCATAAAACTggaagtcagatttgtttttaacGTGTATGTGATCACTGAAAGAGTATAAAACAAATCCAAGACCATGGCCAGATCCTGGCATTTCTAACtccatgaaacaaaacaaaaatcaatgatGACATAAAAACAGGAGTAGTCATCAAAACCTAAGGAAGTGTGGAGTTGGATAAAGAGCTGAAGAAATCAAGAAGCAACAGACTGTCCACATACTGTAGAAGCAGAAATCTGAACTTAAACTGTTGAAGATGTCAAAGTTGTGCATATATTGTCTCATAGATTCCAAAGTACCCAATTGTCTAAAACGATTGGTCTGCAAATTAGGGCACAAAGTGTTCTACTCAGGTAAAGaatcttaaattttcatttgttattttcttaagcCTTTTAATATTTACGTTattgtaaattattattttataatatattaacataATGGAATGTGATAGGGTATAtgtcattgtatgtatatatgtattattacaTACAaatacaatatgtatatatacatcttcAATAGTTCCGATTTCTGCTTTTACAGTAAGTATATGGACAATCTATCACTACATGATTTCTTTAGTACTTTACCAACTCCACATTTCCTCAGGCTCTGATGACAACTCCTACTTTTTttacttattgaagtatagtccattgaATTGAtctcgtgtacagcataatgtcccagtcatacatatacatatgtatatacatatgtgtttccacattccttttcattaagtTATTATATCTAATTCAATATTATCTATg
This genomic interval carries:
- the LOC105105177 gene encoding LOW QUALITY PROTEIN: olfactory receptor 52M1-like (The sequence of the model RefSeq protein was modified relative to this genomic sequence to represent the inferred CDS: inserted 1 base in 1 codon; substituted 1 base at 1 genomic stop codon) — protein: MFMSNNACSVPTSFWLTGIPGLESLHLWLSIPFSSLYLVAVVGNVTILASVKLECSLHQPMYFFLCMLAVIDLVLSTSTMPKMLAIFWLGALNIDLDACLAQMFFIHCFATVESGIFLAMAFDHYVAICDPLHHTSVLTHAMVGRLGLAALLRGVLYIGPLPLMIHLRLPLYRTQITAHSCCEHMALVTLARSDTTVNNLYGMGIGFLVLILDSLAITASYVMIFRAVMGLATPEARLKTLGTCSSHICAILVFYIPIAVSSLTHRFGHRVPPHIHILXANFYLLFPPILNPVVYAVCTKQIXERLLHVLKARAQSK